The Mycobacterium sp. EPa45 genomic interval CGTCGAGGTGGCCGCGGCCACCCGTACCGGCCGTTGCCGCAGCCGGAAGCTCAGCACGTCGGCCATCGTGAATTTGCCTGTGTTGCGCAGCAATTCGGCCACCAGCAGCAGCGCTACCAACCAGGCGACCAGGAAGCCGATGGAGTAGAGGAAACCGTCGTAGCCGTACACCGCGATGGCGCCGGCGATGCCGAGAAAGCTTGCCGCCGAGAGGTAGTCGCCGGCGATGGCGATGCCGTTCTGCGGCCCGGAGAACGCATGACCGGCGGTGAAGAACTCGGTGGCGTTGGTGTTGGTGCGGCCGGCGCGGATCACGATGAAGAGCGTGATGAGCACGAAGGCGACGAAGATGCTGATGTTGACGGCCGGGTTGCCGATCCGGGCGGCCTCGGCGAGCACGGTGGTGGTCATGCGACGGTGCCTTCCATCTCGGCGCGGATCGCCTCGGCGCGCGGGTCCAGTTCGCGGTTGGCGAACCGCACGTACAGCCAGGTGATGAGGAACGTCGTCAGGAATTGGCCAAGCCCGATGAGCAGGCCCAGGTTGATGTTGCCCCACACCTTGATGGCCATGAAGTCGTGGGCGAACGCGCCCAGCAGGACGTACGTGGCGTACCAGATCAGGAAGAACGCGGTCGTGGGGAAGACGAAGCGGCGCAGGGTGCTGCGCAGCTCCTGGAACTCTGGGCTGGCCTGCACGGCCAGATACTGGGCACCGCTCGGTTCGGTCTCGGGGGGCGTTCGGTCGGTCGTGGACACCGCGTACTCCTCAGCTCAGGTTCACAGGACGTTGAGAGCTGGGTCACAGCCTAGGGGTTGCAGGTGAACAGACGGGGATCTCGCGAGAGGCGTCCTAGACTGTCGCTCATGGCGAGACTGAAGCTCACCGGAGATCCCGCGTCTGACGACCTGTTGAGTGAGGATCCGTTCGCCTTGCTCACCGGGATGCTTCTCGATCAGCAGATCCCGATGGAGACCGCGTTCGCCGGGCCGCGCAAGATCGTCGAGCGGATCGGTGGGATCGACCCCCGGCTGATCGCCGACTGCGACCCCGAGCAGTTCACCGAGCAGTTCTCCAAAACGCCTGCCGTGCATCGCTTTCCGGGCTCGATGGCCAAGCGGGTGCAGGATCTGGCCCGCGAGATCGTCGACCGCTACGACGGCGACGCCGCCCAACTGTGGCTCGACGGTGACCCCGACGGCGCCGAGGTGCTGCGCCGGCTCAAGGCTCTGCCCGGCTTCGGCGAGCAGAAAGCCAAGATCTTCCTGGCCCTGCTGGGCAAGCAGTACGGCGTCACGCCCAAGGGATGGCGCGAGGCGGCCGGTGACTACGGCAGGGCCGGCACCCACATGTCGATCGCCGATGTGGTCGACAAGGGGTCGCTGGAGGAAGTCAGGGCGTACAAGAAGAAGATGAAAGCTGCCGCGAAGGCGAAGGCCTGAGTCATAGGCTCGGCGGCGAAGGCTGGATAACGGAGGAACCATGAAGACGCACATCAATTGTCCGTGTGGCGAGGCGATCAGCGCCAAGGACGAGGACGAGCTCGTCGATCTGACCAAGCAGCACCTGGCGGCGGCTCACCCGGGCATGGACTACGGCCGGGACGAAATCCTGTTCATGGCCTATTGAGCCACCCCGACGGCGGCCTCGAGTTCCGCGAGAGCGGTTTCGGTCAGCGGAACGAGGTCGTCCACGTCGGCCATCACGTCTCGGTCGGCGATGTAGCCCACGCCGATCTGGTCGGCGTAGGAGCACAGCGTCACGTTGAGCGCCATCCCGTCGTACACCACTGACACGGGATAGATCTCGTCGACGCTGGCGCCGTTGAAGTAACTCGGCTTCGGCGGGCCAGGCACGTTGGAGATCGGCAGGTTGTAGCTCGGCTTCACCCGTGAGCCGAACGGCAGCATGGGCGAAAGCGTCGTCGGCAGGACGGCCGGCATCAGCACCAGCAGCATCGCGCCGGGGCCGTTGGCGGCGACCTGATGCTTCACGTTCGACATCGCGTAGTGGACCAGGCTCAGCCGCTCGGCCGGGTCCTCGACAGCGGTGGGCAGCGGACACATCCCGAGGCCGAATTGATTACCGTGCCCGTCGTCTCCCGCTGCCTCGCGTGCGCGTACCGTCACCGGACACAACGCCACCAGGGACTGGTCGGGCAGTTCGTCCTGTTTGGTCAGCCAGGCCCGCAGCACACCGGTGACCAACGCCGTCACCACGTCATTGCCGGTGACATCGGCGGCATCCTGGATGGCTCGAATTCGCTTGCGATCCAAGCTTGTTGCGGCGAACACCCGATACGGGCCCAGTTTGGTGTTGAACCTGGTCTGCGGCGCACCGAACGGCGTCGCGACCGTGGAGGTGGTCAGTCCGCCGACGATGTTCGCGAGCTCAGCTGCGGCGGCGTGGCGGGCCAGGCTCAGTCCGGACGCCGCGACGCCGGCGACGTCACGTACTACCGATAACGGGTTGAGGCTCCGGCGTTTCGGGGGTTCGTCGGGCTCGGCGGTGGCATAGAACGGCGGCATCCCGCGTCGATCCGGATCCTCGGTCAGCGAGTGGCTGATCATCTGCAGGCCCGCGACACCGTCGACGACGATGTGATGCACTTTGATGTAGAGGGCGCACCGGTCGTCATCGAGGCCGTCGATCAGATACGCCATCCACATCGGTACGGACCGGTCGAGGGGCTCGGCATGCAACTCCGACACCAGCGCCCACAGGTCCTTGACGCTGGAGCCGCGCGGCAATGTCAGCCGGTGCAGATGCCGGCTCAGGTCGAGATCGGCCACATCGCGCCACACCCACAGGCCGCCGGTGTCCACCCCGCGATGCGGGCGCCGGCGCAGGCGCGGGTCCACGGGATCTGGGGCGGTCATCCCCTGCTCGTACATCTCGTCCATGAAGGCCGCGCCCGTGGTGCCATCGGGTGGGCTCATGATCAGCGCCACCGCCACGTGCATCGGGCTGGAGACCAGCTCGGCCGTCAGCATCATCGCGTCCAAGGCGTCGAGTGTCTCCATGCCGAACCCCCTAGGGTTTGGGATTTCGATTTCCCAACCCTAGCGCGGCTTTTCGAGCCCTAGGGCACGACGGTCGAACCGATCGTCGGCATGAAGGTGCACTGCTTGTCCATGGTGGTCACCTGGCCGAAGATCGTCGACATGATGCTGCCCGAGCCGGTGTCGGCGATGGCCATCAGCGTGGTCGGGCCCGCGGAGTTCATATCGGGGTTGGGCTTGAGCGTGGCGCTGCCGGACTTGCCGGTCGTCAGGTTCACCCAGGTGACGTTGAGCGGCAGTTTCTGCTCCGCGGCCGGGGCGGGCGTGCCCACCGCGGTGAAGACGTAGGCGGTCTGCCCGGCGGCCGGTCCCGGCGTCGGGATCTTCGCCGGACCGGCGACGGAGATCGCGGTCGCGATCACATTGCCGCCGTCCTTGAGGCAGCCGTTGCTGATCGACGGATACATGAAATCTTGCGTGGGCGGCGTCGCCGGATCGTAGTTCGGGGCCGCAGCCGGCGCGGGCGCCGGTGCCGGCGTCGCGACATTGATCGAGTTGCCGGCGGGCGCCGCGGACGGTGACGGGGGGGCCGCCGGGTTCACCACGGTCACCGGGGTCGGCACCTCGGGCAGCGCCTCGGGCGCCGGACCGACGGCGTGCGCCGGGTCGATTCCGGTGGGCAGATGCGCCTCGGTGCCCGGAATCGCAGCGGCTGCTGCGGTGGCCGGCAGGTGTTCAGGCAGGGGGGCGGGGCCATTGCCGGGGCCGGGCGTCATCAACGGCGTGGTGCCGTGGGAGACGCCGGTCGCCTGGGCGGCGGGGGAAGCGTGCCGAGGGGAGTGCGGCCGAGGGTCCGGCGGCCCCGCCCTCCTGCACGAACTTGGTCACCTGCTGAGCCAGTGCGGCCGAGCCGCCCGGCGTGGTGGCGCCACCAGCGAGTTGCGAAGCCGCCGCGAGCAGCAGCGACTGCGCCGATGAGGGGTTCCCCGCGGCCTGCTGGACAACCGGTCCGAGCATCTGCATGGCGTCGAGGCCGGGCAGCTGGCCGGGGTCCAGCGGGATGGCCGGGTCCGCGGCCGCGACCGGGCTGAATGCCAGGCTGGTCGCGGCCACGAGCGCGGCGGTGGTCAGCAGAAGAGCCGGCTTGGCGATCTGCGGCACGGTGAACTCCCTCATCGGGTGGTGGTTGGTCAGGGCAGAGCGGACAGCGGCAGCAGCTGGCCGAGACCGGCGCCACCCGGGGTGGTCGGCGCGACCGGCGGGTTGCTGGCCGGCGGCACCCCGGCCGGTCCGGCGACCCCGGCGGCCACGGGGGCCACGGGGGCTGGGTTACCGACGGCCAGGCTGTCGCCGACCTTGACCGGGAACGGCATGTTCGACGGCGTCAGGCTGGCCAGGTCGCCGGGCACGCCGAGCTGGTTCAGCAGCGGGATGATCGGTCCGGCGATGCTCCCGGATGCAGGCGGAGCCACCGGAGCCACCGGAGCGGCGGCCGGCGCCGCGGCGCCCGGCAGCGTCGCGGGGGCCGCCGGAGCGCCACCGATCGGCGAGATCGGCAACGTCGACGGTGCGCCGGTCAATGCGGACGCGCCGCTGAGTGCGGTCGCGGCGCTCTGCAGCACCCCTGCGGCGGCCGCTGGGTTCGTGACCAGCTGCTGCAGCATGTTGAGCGCGGGCACGCCGGGAACGGCCGGTGAGACGCCCGGGTCGGCGGCGGCCGACGGGCTGAGTGCGAGCGCGACCGAGCACAGCCCGGCGGCGCCAATTATGTTGGCGGCGAACAACTTCGATATACGTGGCATGGTCATCCCAATCCCTCGAGTGCAGGTCTAACCCGAAGGTAGTCCGTTACTAGAGTTACTCAAGTGACACGTGTGGTGTTTATTCAACCGTTACGGCAGTGATGGTCATGTGTGATGCGCAGACCACTCCGAGCCCGGACCGATCGGGCGCGTCGCTACAGTCGCACGGTGGACACCAAGGCCTGGGCGGCGCGGTCAGCCTGGCTGGGCCCGGTGTTGCTGATTGTCAGCGTGGCCGCGCGGTTGGGTTGGACCTACCTGGCACCCAACGGCGCCAACTTCGTAGACCTTCACGTCTATCTCGGCGGCGCCGGGGCGCTGGACCATCCCGGCACGCTGTACTCCTACGTCTACGCCGACCAGACGCCCGACTTCCCGCTGCCCTTCACCTACCCGCCGTTCGCGGCCCTCGTGTTCTACCCACTGCACGCCCTGCCGTTCGGGCTGGTCGCGTTCTGCTGGCAGCTGGGCATCATCGCCGCGCTCTACGGGGTGGTCCGGGTCAGCCAGCGGCTGTTGGGCGCGCCCGCAGCGGGCGGTCGCCCCGTCGCGATGCTGTGGACCGCCGTCGCGATCTGGCTCGAACCGCTGCGCAGCAACTTCGACTACGGGCAGATCAACGTGATCCTGGTGCTCGCCGTCCTGTGGGCGGCCTACAGCAGCCGGTGGTGGCTGTCGGGCCTGCTGGTCGGCCTGGCGGCCGGGATCAAGCTGACGCCGGCCGTCACCGGGCTGTACTTCCTGGGGATGCGCCGCTGGGGCACGGCGGTGTTTTCCGCGGTGGTGTTCTTCGGCACCGTCGGTCTGTCGGTGGCGATCATCGGTCAGCAGGCCCGCTTCTACTTCACCGACCTACTCGGCGACGCGCGGCGCGTCGGGCCGATCGGAACCTCGTTCAATCAATCGTGGCGCGGCGCCATGTCGCGCATCCTCGGCCACGACGCCGGTTACGGGCCGGTGGTGCTGGCAGGTATCGCGGTGACGGCGGTGCTGGCGCTGCTGGCGTGGCGGGCCCTGGATTCCGACCGGCTGGGCTGCCTATTGGTGGTGCAGTTGTTCGGCCTGTTGATCTCGCCGATCTCATGGACCCACCACTGGGTGTGGTTGGTCCCGTTGATGATCTGGCTGCTGCACGGGCCATGGCGAAATCGGTTGGGCGCCCGAGTGCTTGGCTATGGCTGGCTGGCGCTGACGTTGGTCGGGGTGCCCTGGCTGCTCAGCTTCGCGCAGCCGACGATCTGGCAGGTCAGCCGGCCCTGGTATCTGGCGTGGGCCGGGCTGATCTACATCGTCGCAACCCTGGCGACGCTGGCCTGGATCGCGGCTAGACCTCGCCGAGCAACCCGTTGATATCGGCGGCCATCTGCACATCTTTGTCGGTGATCCCGCCCTCGGAATGCGTGACGAGTGCGAAAGTCACTGTGCGCCAGCGGATATCGATGTCGGGATGGTGGTCCCTGCGCTCTGCATGTTCGGCGACCCGGCGCACGGCCTCGATTCCCTCGAGGAATGACGGGAACTTCACCGATCGGCGCAGCGCGCCGTCGGCATGCTCCCAGCCGTCGAGATTCGTGACGGCGGCATTCACTTCTTCGTCGGTTAACGGCATGCGTACAAGTCTTCACCGACAGGAACGCGTTCGGAAGTCCGAGAAAAATCAGGGACATCTGTCTCAATTTTGGGACTCATGGGCGTAAGCGGTGTTACGTTGCCGGGGTTGCTCAACGTGTCGTGGCCGACGCGTGGGCCGGCATCGAAGCACATCGCACAAGCGACCGGGGGCGCTGATGATTTCCACTGCCATGTCCGCGAACAACGACGGGCGGCGGCCGCTCTGGTTGAGGTCACTTCCCGTGGAGTTCGGTGGACTTGGTATGGCGAAACCCGACGCGAGGCTGCTGGCCTGGCTGGGCGCGTCGGCCATCACTCTGGGTGTGGGCGCGGCCCTTGCCTCGACGCCCGCGACGGCCTCCGCCGACGCGACGGGCTCGGCCGGCGGGAAGGGCCCGACCTCGTCCAGCGCTGCATCATCTTCTGCCACAACGAGATCCACCGGCCAGCATCGGCCGAGCGTACGGGTGAAGTCGCCGACCGCAGCGAGCGCCAACAAGTCGTCGAACGCGCGGACGGCGATGCCGACCGAACCCGCCGCCGACCAGTCGATGGCCACCCCGAAAACGACGGTCGCGGCGCGGGCGACCCTGCCCAGGGCCTCGGCGGTGGCACTGCCCACCCCTGATGACGTCATCAGCCTCTTCTTCGGTAACGGAACCCCCGACCATCCCAACGCCGGCATCATCGCCGGCAACGGCTACTCGTGGACGGCGGATACCTGCACCGGCGGCATGGTTTGCCACGGCGGCAACGGCGGGATCTTCGGCGACGGCGGCGCCGGTTTCAACGGGGGGAACGGCGGCGCGGCGGGTTGGTTCGGCAACGGTGGTGCCGGTGGCGCGGGCCTGCAAGCAGCCAGCGGCGGCAGGGGCGGTGCCGGTGGCTTGATCGCCGGTGACGGCGGAGCAGGCGGAGCCGGCGGCGAGGCGTTCGCGCAGGGCACCGCGGGCGGCAACGGCGGAAGCGCCGGCCTGTTCGGCAACGGCGGCAAGGGCGGCGCCGGTGGCGTCCTGGCCGGCGAGGCTGAAGTGAGCAGCACCGGCGGTCAGGGCGGTGATGGCGGCAGCGGCGGCCTCTACCTCGGCAACGGAGGTGCGGCCGGCGCGGGTGGGAACGCGATCCCGATGGGCGCCAAGGGCGGCGACGGCGGTCATGGCGGCAACACCGGACTGATGTCGCTGTGGGGCTACGGCGGCGCGGGTGGCGCCGGCGGCGCATCCACCAACGGCGGCAAGGGCGGCGATGGCGGAAGCGGCGGATTGTTCTCGGTGTTTGCCATCGGCGGTGCGGGCGGTGCCGGCGGGACGAGTCCCTATTACGGGGCGACGGGCGACCACGGCGGCGACGGCGGACGCGGTGGCACCGGAGGACTCTGGTCGGGCAATGGCGGTGCGGGCGGCGCCGGCGGCTTCGGGGGCGGCGACGGTGGTGCGGGCGGCAGCGTCGGACTGCTGTCGGTCTTCGGTCAGGGCGGCGACGGCGGCAACGGCGGCACCGGGCAGACCGGGGTGCCCGGCACGAGCCCGGTACTCGCCCCCAATGTCGACGGCGGCCCCGGCGGTGACGGCGGACCGGGCGGCAAGGGCGGCAATGGAGGCAACGGGAGTTTCGTCTTCGGCAGTGGAGGCAACGGCGGCATCGGCGGCCAGGGCGGCCAGGGCGGCCAAGGTGGTAACGCCAGACGGCCTGACACCGTCGCAGAGGGAGACGGCGCGGCCGGTGGAAACGGCGGTGACGGCGGATTCGGCGGCGCTGGTGGTGCCAATGGTGGAGCCGGTGGAGCCGGCCGGTATCTGTTCGTCGTCGCGGCCAATGGCGCCGCCGGTCGCAGCGGGGCAGGCGGACGTGGCGGCAACGGCGGCGTGGGCTCGTCGGGTGGCTGGACGACCGATCCGAACGGCAACGGTGGGCTTGGCGGCTACGGCGGCCGGGGAGGCGACGGTGGCACCGGCGGTGCGAACGCGGCCGGCGGCCGCGGCGGCAACGGCGGGCTGGCGGTCGGGGCGGCCTGGGCGGCTTCACCAGCGGAACCGGCGGTGACGGCGGCAACGGTGGTTTCGGCGGCAATGGTGGCCAGGGCGGCGTCGGCGGCGGTGACGGGGGCGACGGCGGATGGGCCGGCGCGGCCGGGTCGGGTGGTAACGGCTTCAACAGCGGCAACGGCGCCGTCGGCGGCAACGGCGGCAACGGCGGAAATGGTGGCCAGGGCGGTGGCGACGGCGGCGCGGCAGGCAACGCTGCCAACGGCGGCTGGGGGGGCTCTGCCTCCGGCGGCACCGCCGGAAAGGGCGGGACCAACGGCGTTGCCGGAACCAACGGCGACCCGGGTGCTCCGGCTTCGGCGGCGGCTTCGGCGGCGGCAGTGGCCAACTCGACGGCCGCAGCCACTCCGCTGCAGACCCTGCAGTCGATGTGGAGTGACCTGTCCCGGCAGCTGACCTACATCTTCTTCAACCAGACACCCACGTTGTCACCGACGTGGTATCTCCCTTCGGGCTCCGGCAAAACGATTCGGGTGGACGCCAACGGGGTGAGCAACAACGGCTACGCCGTCACCTACGGGGTGAGCACGCAACCGACGCACGGCACCGTCACTTTCGATGCCGCCACGGGCACCTACCGATACACGCCCAGAGACGAGTTGGTCACTCCGGGCATCACCGACCGCTTCACGATCACGGTCGACAATGGAACGGCGGCGGATCTGCCTGGCGCCCTTGGCATGTTGCAGCAGGCGCTGCACACCATCGCGGTGCGGCTCGGCGTGGCCAAACCCGACATCGTCGAGCGCGAGATCGTGGTGACGGTGCCGGGCACGGGTTACTACGGCGACCGGGCCAACGACGAATGGTGGGACAAGCAGAGTTACTCGAACTGCACCCTGATGGCGACGGCGATGGCCATCGGCCAGGTCACGGGTACCAAGCCGGAAGAGGCCGACATGGTCGCCCTGGCGAAGACGACCGCCAGCGTCGTCTACCCGGGCAGGCGAATGTACCTCGACGAGGACATCGCCAACGGAGTTGCGGTCAAGGACGCGGTCCAGCTGATGAACACCAATCCCGACTTCAATGTCACGGCGTCCACCAAGCGATACGGCGTCTACGACGAGGCAGGCAACCGGATCAGCGGCGCCACCGCCACCGACGCCCAGATCGCGCTGAATGATCTGGCGGCGGCGCTGGCCGCAGGCAACGCCACCATGGTCACGATCAACACCGACTCCATCTGGAGCACGCAGCCGGACTACCGGACGTCGGCGACACCGAATTACACCCGTGCCAACCACGAAGCGGTGGTGATTGCCGTCGACCTGGTCAACGGCACGGTGTACTTCAACGACAGCGGGCCGGCGTACGGCAAGGACATGGCCGTACCGATCGGGGCGTTCCTCAACGGTTGGCAGAGCAACGACTACGAGTTGACCATCGTGAAGGCCAAACCCACCACCACATAAGCTCACTCGGGTGAGTCAGATCGTTGTCGCCGGAGCGCTGATCTCCGGCGCGACACTTCTGGTGGCCCAGCGACAGCGTCCGCCCGCACTCGCCGGACTGTGGGAGTTGCCGGGTGGCAAGGTCGCAGCGGGGGAGACCGAGGCTGACGCGCTGGTGCGGGAGCTACGCGAAGAACTCGGCGTCGACGTGGTCGTCGGTGAGCGGCTCGGGGCGGACGTTCCCCTTGGCCAGGCAATGATCCTGCGGGCCTATCTCGTCACCCACGCCGACGGCGACCTCCACCCGCACGACCACCGCGCATTGCGGTGGGTGAACTCCGACGAGCTGGACTCGCTGGACTGGGTGCCCGCCGATCGGGCATGGCTGCCGGACCTCGCGAAACGCCTTGGAGCCTGAGCCCGTCGCCCTATGATCTGGGTCGTGCTCACGGACGTCACCGCCGGCGTCGATCTGATGGACGGCCGGTTCTACGCCAGCAATGAGGCGCGTGACGCCTACCGCTGGATGCGCACGCACCAGCCGGTCTTTCGCGACCGCAACGGACTGGCCGCCGCGGCGACCTACCGGGCGGTGATCGACGCCGAGCGGCAGCCGGAGTTGTTCTCCAACACCGGCGGTATCCGGCCCACCACACCGCCGTTGCCGCACATGATCGACATGGACGACCCGGAGCACCTGCTGCGGCGCAAGCTGGTCAACGCCGGCTTCACCCGGAAGCGGGTCAGAGACAGAGCGGAATCCATTGACGCGCTGTGCGATACATTGATCGACGCGATCTGCGAGCGCGGCTCGTGCGACTTCGTCCGCGACCTCGCCGCACCGCTGCCGATGGCCGTCATCGGCGACATGCTCGGCGTCGCACCCCAAGACCGGGACACGCTGCTGGGCTGGTCCGACGACATGGTGGTCGCACTGAGTTCGGTGGCCACCGAGGAGTCGCTCACCACGGCGGCGAACGCGCTGACCGCGTACAACGAGTTCATGGCGGGCTTCGTCGCCGAACGTCGGCGCGAACCCGCCGACGACCTGGTCAGCGTGCTGATCGCCGCCGAGGTCGATGGCCAGCAGCTCACCGACGAGCAGATCTTCGCCGAGACGCTGCTGATCCTCATCGGCGGCGACGAGACCACCCGCCACACCCTCTCCGGCGGAACCGCCGAACTGACCCGCCATCCAGACCAGTGGCAGGCGTTGCGCGACGACCCCGAACTGCTGCCCGGTGCGGTGGAGGAGATGCTGCGGTGGACCTCGCCGATCAAGAACATGTGCCGAATGTTGACTGCCGACACCGAATTTCACGGCACCGCTCTGCACAAGGGCGAGAAGATCATGCTGCTGTTCGAGTCGGCGAACTTCGACGAAACGGTATTCGGTGATCCCGACGTATTCCGTATCGACCGCAATCCCAACAACCATGTCAGCTTCGGGTTCGGCACCCACTTCTGCCTGGGCAACCAGCTGGCTCGCCTGGAGTTGACGGCCATGACTCGGCGGGTGCTGGAGCGGCTGCCGGATCTGCGGCTGGCCGACAGGGCCGAGCTGCCGCTGCGGCCGGCCAACTTCGTCAGCGGACTGGAGGCCATGCCCGTCGAATTCACCCCGACCGCCCCGATTTCCCGCTGAGGGTCGTGGGCGTGCTCCGGTTCATCTGGCAGCGTGTACTGGCGTTCGACCGCATCGGGTCCCGGATCCCGCAGCTGATCCAAATCTGGCTTCTCGAACTGTTTTTCGCGTTGCCGCTGGCGTTCTTCATCGGCAAGGCCATCGACATCCACGGCGCGTTCGGAGTGCCCGGCACGGGGGAGTCGATGCCCGGTACCTTCTGGGCTGCGCTCGTGATCGCCCTGATCGCCGGGTTCTTCTTCGTGCGTTCCCTCGTCAAGCCGAGGATTGTGCAGGGCTCGTGGGCGCCGGTAGTCCACGCCGATGTCGGCGACTTCACGATCTACGCCGCCAACAACCAAGCTCGGGTCAACTACGTCTAC includes:
- a CDS encoding HhH-GPD-type base excision DNA repair protein, whose product is MARLKLTGDPASDDLLSEDPFALLTGMLLDQQIPMETAFAGPRKIVERIGGIDPRLIADCDPEQFTEQFSKTPAVHRFPGSMAKRVQDLAREIVDRYDGDAAQLWLDGDPDGAEVLRRLKALPGFGEQKAKIFLALLGKQYGVTPKGWREAAGDYGRAGTHMSIADVVDKGSLEEVRAYKKKMKAAAKAKA
- a CDS encoding PE family protein; the encoded protein is MAKPDARLLAWLGASAITLGVGAALASTPATASADATGSAGGKGPTSSSAASSSATTRSTGQHRPSVRVKSPTAASANKSSNARTAMPTEPAADQSMATPKTTVAARATLPRASAVALPTPDDVISLFFGNGTPDHPNAGIIAGNGYSWTADTCTGGMVCHGGNGGIFGDGGAGFNGGNGGAAGWFGNGGAGGAGLQAASGGRGGAGGLIAGDGGAGGAGGEAFAQGTAGGNGGSAGLFGNGGKGGAGGVLAGEAEVSSTGGQGGDGGSGGLYLGNGGAAGAGGNAIPMGAKGGDGGHGGNTGLMSLWGYGGAGGAGGASTNGGKGGDGGSGGLFSVFAIGGAGGAGGTSPYYGATGDHGGDGGRGGTGGLWSGNGGAGGAGGFGGGDGGAGGSVGLLSVFGQGGDGGNGGTGQTGVPGTSPVLAPNVDGGPGGDGGPGGKGGNGGNGSFVFGSGGNGGIGGQGGQGGQGGNARRPDTVAEGDGAAGGNGGDGGFGGAGGANGGAGGAGRYLFVVAANGAAGRSGAGGRGGNGGVGSSGGWTTDPNGNGGLGGYGGRGGDGGTGGANAAGGRGGNGGLAVGAAWAASPAEPAVTAATVVSAAMVARAASAAVTGATADGPARPGRVVTASTAATAPSAATAATAEMVARAVATAARQATLPTAAGGALPPAAPPERAGPTALPEPTATRVLRLRRRLRRRQWPTRRPQPLRCRPCSRCGVTCPGS
- a CDS encoding 4a-hydroxytetrahydrobiopterin dehydratase is translated as MPLTDEEVNAAVTNLDGWEHADGALRRSVKFPSFLEGIEAVRRVAEHAERRDHHPDIDIRWRTVTFALVTHSEGGITDKDVQMAADINGLLGEV
- a CDS encoding Ig-like domain-containing protein, with product MANSTAAATPLQTLQSMWSDLSRQLTYIFFNQTPTLSPTWYLPSGSGKTIRVDANGVSNNGYAVTYGVSTQPTHGTVTFDAATGTYRYTPRDELVTPGITDRFTITVDNGTAADLPGALGMLQQALHTIAVRLGVAKPDIVEREIVVTVPGTGYYGDRANDEWWDKQSYSNCTLMATAMAIGQVTGTKPEEADMVALAKTTASVVYPGRRMYLDEDIANGVAVKDAVQLMNTNPDFNVTASTKRYGVYDEAGNRISGATATDAQIALNDLAAALAAGNATMVTINTDSIWSTQPDYRTSATPNYTRANHEAVVIAVDLVNGTVYFNDSGPAYGKDMAVPIGAFLNGWQSNDYELTIVKAKPTTT
- a CDS encoding DUF485 domain-containing protein, coding for MSTTDRTPPETEPSGAQYLAVQASPEFQELRSTLRRFVFPTTAFFLIWYATYVLLGAFAHDFMAIKVWGNINLGLLIGLGQFLTTFLITWLYVRFANRELDPRAEAIRAEMEGTVA
- a CDS encoding mannosyltransferase codes for the protein MRRPLRARTDRARRYSRTVDTKAWAARSAWLGPVLLIVSVAARLGWTYLAPNGANFVDLHVYLGGAGALDHPGTLYSYVYADQTPDFPLPFTYPPFAALVFYPLHALPFGLVAFCWQLGIIAALYGVVRVSQRLLGAPAAGGRPVAMLWTAVAIWLEPLRSNFDYGQINVILVLAVLWAAYSSRWWLSGLLVGLAAGIKLTPAVTGLYFLGMRRWGTAVFSAVVFFGTVGLSVAIIGQQARFYFTDLLGDARRVGPIGTSFNQSWRGAMSRILGHDAGYGPVVLAGIAVTAVLALLAWRALDSDRLGCLLVVQLFGLLISPISWTHHWVWLVPLMIWLLHGPWRNRLGARVLGYGWLALTLVGVPWLLSFAQPTIWQVSRPWYLAWAGLIYIVATLATLAWIAARPRRATR
- a CDS encoding (deoxy)nucleoside triphosphate pyrophosphohydrolase: MSQIVVAGALISGATLLVAQRQRPPALAGLWELPGGKVAAGETEADALVRELREELGVDVVVGERLGADVPLGQAMILRAYLVTHADGDLHPHDHRALRWVNSDELDSLDWVPADRAWLPDLAKRLGA
- a CDS encoding cytochrome P450 produces the protein MIWVVLTDVTAGVDLMDGRFYASNEARDAYRWMRTHQPVFRDRNGLAAAATYRAVIDAERQPELFSNTGGIRPTTPPLPHMIDMDDPEHLLRRKLVNAGFTRKRVRDRAESIDALCDTLIDAICERGSCDFVRDLAAPLPMAVIGDMLGVAPQDRDTLLGWSDDMVVALSSVATEESLTTAANALTAYNEFMAGFVAERRREPADDLVSVLIAAEVDGQQLTDEQIFAETLLILIGGDETTRHTLSGGTAELTRHPDQWQALRDDPELLPGAVEEMLRWTSPIKNMCRMLTADTEFHGTALHKGEKIMLLFESANFDETVFGDPDVFRIDRNPNNHVSFGFGTHFCLGNQLARLELTAMTRRVLERLPDLRLADRAELPLRPANFVSGLEAMPVEFTPTAPISR
- a CDS encoding wax ester/triacylglycerol synthase family O-acyltransferase — protein: METLDALDAMMLTAELVSSPMHVAVALIMSPPDGTTGAAFMDEMYEQGMTAPDPVDPRLRRRPHRGVDTGGLWVWRDVADLDLSRHLHRLTLPRGSSVKDLWALVSELHAEPLDRSVPMWMAYLIDGLDDDRCALYIKVHHIVVDGVAGLQMISHSLTEDPDRRGMPPFYATAEPDEPPKRRSLNPLSVVRDVAGVAASGLSLARHAAAAELANIVGGLTTSTVATPFGAPQTRFNTKLGPYRVFAATSLDRKRIRAIQDAADVTGNDVVTALVTGVLRAWLTKQDELPDQSLVALCPVTVRAREAAGDDGHGNQFGLGMCPLPTAVEDPAERLSLVHYAMSNVKHQVAANGPGAMLLVLMPAVLPTTLSPMLPFGSRVKPSYNLPISNVPGPPKPSYFNGASVDEIYPVSVVYDGMALNVTLCSYADQIGVGYIADRDVMADVDDLVPLTETALAELEAAVGVAQ